The sequence below is a genomic window from Salicibibacter cibarius.
TTCCACAAACGGAGGGAATACGACTCTAAATGGTACAATAAACTCGATTTCATACCACAAACGGAAGGAAAGTGACTCCATATGGTACGAAAAACCTGACTTCGCCTCTTAATCAGATGGGAGGTGCTCTTCCCAATAGATTTCCATTATATCAAACCACTCTTTTTGGATCATAGTTCATAGATACCCCGCTTGTATTCAGCATAGCACGTTCCACCTTAAAAACAAAAAACACCCCCAAATCCTAAAGAGGTGTTCCGTTCGGTTATTTTTTTCCCTGTTCTTTTTGCATGGCTTTCATCATTTGATTGATCTTCTTTTGGGATGGATTTTGGCCCATTTGCATCATCATCACACGTAGCATTTGTTCATTGATAGGCGGGTTTTTCTTCATATAATTGACCATTGTTTTCCGGGCAATGAAAAACCCTCCCACAAGACCTACGAGCAAGGCTGCCATCGCGATCAAAACAACCCAAATCGTACTCATGCGGTTACTCCTCCTTACGTCGATCGTTCGGCACCGGATAGGTTTCGCTTAAGCAAACATCATTCATTATACCGTATCGATCGAACGATGAAAAGGGATTGCCTCTCAATTAACCGAAAAGATGGGTATGCATTTTGATCGGTTTCAACCACCCGTATCTTCCCCGTTCGACATCACAAGCAAAAAAGTAAGGGTCATACGCCTGCAATTGATCGAACCATGGCCATTCATCCTCCATATGGAGGGTGCTCCAAATTTGCACTCTTCTTTCAGAGAGCATTAATTTTACGCTTTCGCTCTCTTCCAAATAATAGACGAGACCATCGTCCCTCCCCTGTGGAAAGGGAGTTATTTGCGCGGAAGAAAGCCATTCCCCCAAATGATGAATGGAAATCGGCTGACAAATATAATCGACTTGTTTTTGAACCTCATGGTGAAGGGAGGGGACTGTCTCATACTCTTTAAAAAGTTGGAAGAGTTTGTTTTCCAATTGGATAAATTGCCGAGCGATTCCGGGCTTCAAAAGATAGATGTCATATCGATGCAAAAGCTCGCCCTCCTTTTATGTCTTCCCATTATTGTAATGCCTGGCCACAAAATAATATGTCAATATTTGTTTGATAAAACCCGGTAATGGTCGACAAATTTTTTATCCCGGTGATAAGCATACAAAAGAGGTGTCCTGACGTTTGTCCAGGACACCTCCCCAGGGCGATGCTTACTGTTCTGTTAAGGCTTTCACTTCATTTGCGATATTTTCTTCGTGAAATCCGAAGGCTTCCATAACAACGTTGCCGGGGGCTGAAGCGCCGAATTGATCGATGCCGATCGCCTTGCCGTTCGCTCCGGCATAACGCTCCCATCCGAACGTAGCCGCCGCTTCCAACGTGACCGTCGGAATGGCGTTGTCGATGACCGATTGCCGGTAAGCTTCCGGTTGTTTTTCAAATAAATCCCGGCACGGCATACTGATGACGCGAATGGCAATCCCTTGTTCAGAAAGTCTCTCCTTTACGCCCATGGCGAGCGCAACTTCCGATCCTGTCGCGACAATCGCCGCCGCCGGCCGGTCGGCGTCCGCCAAAATATACGCGCCTTTTTTCACGTTTTCATACGTACTCTCCGCATCCGTCATTGTCGGCAGCCCTTGCCGCGTTAATACCAAAGCAGTCGGGTGATCCTTCGCTTCCAGCGAAAGCCGCCAAGCTGCAACAGTTTCGTTCCCATCCGCCGGTCGGATGACGGAAAGGTTCGGCACCGCGCGCAAGGATGGCACCTGCTCAATCGGTTCATGCGTAGGCCCGTCTTCTCCGACCGCGATGCTGTCATGAGTAAAAACATACGTAACGGGCACGCCCATTAACGCCGACAAGCGAATGGCCGGTCGCATATAATCGGAAAAGACGAGAAAGGTTGCTCCATACGCATGCAACCCTCCGTGAAGGGCAATGCCGTTTAAAGCGGCCGCGGTGGCAAATTCCCTCACCCCAAACCAGACATTACGGCCTTCACGGTTGTCCTTCGTAAAATCTTCATACGCGTCCATCAATGTATTATTGGAAGAGGCGAGGTCAGCAGAACCACCGAACAGCCCGTCCACTTGAGACGAAATCGCCTGAATCGTTGCCCCTGAGGCTTTTCGGGTGGCAAGTGTATCTTCTCCGGCAACATAACTCGGCAACGCTTCGAGCTGATCCGTTTGCCAATCACGGTCAAACGCGCGCCTGAGTTCTTCAGCTTTTTCCGGAAATGCCTTGCTGTACCCCTCAAATGTTTTCATCCATTGTTGATACCCATCGACGGCTTCGTCTTGTTTCTTTTCAAAAAAGCTGAGAACATCATCGGGAATATGGAACGGTTCGTGATCCCATTCGTATGCTTCTTTTACGAGCGTGGCTTCTTCATCTCCAAGCGGCTTCCCATGTGCTTCATTTGTGCCTGCACGGTTTGGCGAACCGAAACCGATCACGGTTTTTACTTCGATAAAACTCGGACGGGGATCTTCTTTCGCCTCTTTAATCGCGCGGTCAATAGCCTCAACATCATTACCGTCTTCGATAAAGATCGTGTGCCAACCATACGCTTCATATCGCTTGCAAACATCCTCCGAAAACGCGCGATTCAAATCGCCGTCGAGCGAAATATCATTGGAATCGTAAAGCACAATCAACCGTCCCAATTGCTGGTGGCCGGCTAAAGAAGCGGATTCCGAAGCGACTCCTTCCATGACATCCCCATCACTGCAAATCACATACGTAAAATGGTTAAATAATTCATACCCTTCACGGTTGTACGTAGCGGCCAAATGGGCCTCTGCCATAGCCATCCCTACCGACATGGCAATGCCTTGTCCGAGAGGGCCGGTCGTCGCATCTACCCCTGCCGTATGTCCGTACTCGGGATGGCCGGGCGTTTTGCTCCCCATTTGCCGGAAGTTTTTCAACTCCTCGAGGCTCAAGTCGTATCCGCTTAAATGGAGCATACTGTACAGCAACATGGAGCCGTGGCCTGCGGATAAAACAAAACGGTCCCGATCCCACCATCCCGGTTTTGCCGGGTTATGTTTGAGATGCCTCGACCATAATGCAAAAGCCATCGGCGCCGCACCCATGGGCAATCCCGGGTGGCCTGCATTTGCTCGATTGACACTGTCGATGGACAATGTCCGTATCGTATTAATGGCGCGTTGTTCTATGTTTGAAGTCAATGTTTCCATCCTTTCTTTTGTGAATTGTCTCTATTGGTATGATATATGGTTTTTAAAACTAAAACAAGAAAAAAGCGGCGCACCACTTTGACGAGCGATGCACCGCTTTTTATCGTTAATAAGAACGGCGGTTGCCTTTTGCATTACGTAATTTTTCCGGGGTTACTTCGTTTCCGTTCTCATCGACGACAGATACATTTTGAATCTGCTGTTTAAAAGAGGTTCTGAAGTTCTGTAGATATTCTTCCCGCAAGTCTTTTTGTTCGTCTTGCTCATCTGCAGTCAACCCCGTCGTTTTCTGTCGTTTGGCTAGTTCATTAATACGGTCAAGCTTTTCATCGGATATCAATGAAGCTCCCCCTTATAGAATCATAAATGATGCTTATCGTCACTATAACGTTCATCCCCGCGTGAAATCAACAGGCAACAGTTCATATTATAACCTAAATGAATGGCTGAATATTAATAGTCCTTGATATTCTTTCTTTTTCTTCCCCATTCTTTTATTCTCTCTACCAATCCGTATGTTCGATCGGTGTTGGCACAAGTGTTACTGTTTGCGGATCTCCTTCCGCTTCCGGCGCACTTGTCCCAATCGATTGATCGGCAACCATCGTCATAATGATGATAGAAAGAGCGAATAAAAATAATAATAAACGTTCTTGTCCTTTTCCGCGTTCTTTTTCAACTTTTTGATTCGTCATAAGAAAACCTCCGAAACAATTGTTCTATTATTAGTGTATCAGAACGATCGTTCGTGTCAAGCATTTCAAGGAACTAATGTTTGCAAACGTTTGTTTTATATGGTAAGCTTTAGACAAATATAAATTAACGAGGTGAATAAAATGAAAAAGCTTTCGCAACGACAAGAAACGATCCTTGAGTTTATTAAAGACAACGTGAAAAAGAAAGGATATCCACCCTCTGTAAGAGAAATCGGCGAAGCAGTCAACCTTGCCTCAAGCTCAACCGTGCACGGCCATTTGGCTCGATTGGAAAAGAAGGGGTATATCCGCAGAGACCCGACCAAACCAAGGGCAATTGAAGTTCTTCATCTCGATGAAGATGGAAACGAAATAGCCGAAGCAGACAAGCCGGCAAGTGCTTATGTTCCTTTGATCGGTAAAGTAACCGCGGGCGTTCCCATTACAGCTGTCGAAAATGTAGAGAGCTATATGCCGTTGCCCGACGATTTTGTCGGAAGTGACCAGGTGTTCATGCTCACCATTGAAGGAGACAGTATGATTGACGCGGGGATTCTTGATGGAGATCAAGTGATTGTACGCCAACAACCGACCGCAGATAACGGTGATATTATCGTAGCGATGACAGACGAACAAGAAGCAACCGTCAAACGCTTTTATAATGAAGGGGACCACATCCGATTACAGCCCGAAAACCAAACATTGGAACCGATCATTCTTGACAATTGCCAAGTGCTCGGAAAAGTAAGCGGTGTCTTCCGTACGATTTCGTAAAACAAAATGCCGATAAAGGAGAATGGAAAGAGTGAGTCTTTCCTTCTTCATCTTTTTGACAATTAAGTTAACATAATAATATTACATCAACCTAATTCCGTTTCTGTTTTACTGTATGCACAGCGCGTATCTGTTTAGAACAGCCTGGGTTATTTTTTCTTCCCGTTTTTCTTTTTACAGCGAGAATCAACAATCCAGGCATGGAAACCGCGATTGTTTAGAAAAACTTGGCTTCCACCAAATCTTTATGGTGGAAGCCTTAGTTCATCTTATACTTTAATCCTTTAACAAAGTTAAACATTTTTAAAGTGTAAAAAAAGACCAATTTCCAACACACCCATCACCTCGCGATCATTGCCAATATGGTATGTATAAACGAGCGCGAGGTGAGCGGTAAATGATTGGCACGAAGGGGCCATGAAGACCGAAATGATGATCGAAACACTAATAAAGGCGCCATGATGTGCTCATGGCGCCCATAACGACGATCAAGTCTAAAATTCAGGTGTCATGAAGCAGTCATGACACCTGTAAATCGCTTTTACCCGGGATTTCGGGCGCTATGAAGCGTCCATGGAGACCGAAACGACGTTCGAGACTTCGTTTGGAGCGTCATGAATCGGTCATGGAACCTGAAGGCCTCACCTGCATCGTATTACGAGATGTCCATGATACCCGAAATCGAGCATACACCCATTTGATCAACGATCCTTTTCCATGAAAAACCCCCCGAGCTCATTTGGCTCGAGGGCACTTACGCGCACAACATGCTTGTTTTAGTATTCATTCTCCAGAATCGAAGAAACAATGTGCAAAGAGTCCCATTCTCCCCCGGAGACGCTTATAATCGGGTACTTTTTCGGATAAAAATTGTCTCTAATCTCCTCAACGGAAAGCCCTTCTTTATGTAGGTGTTTCACCTCTTGGGAAAGGTTCTCAAGGTGATCTAGTTTTTGCTTTAGCATCTCTTTCCCGTTTTCTACATATCCGGCATGGCAACAAAATAGCGATTCAAAATCATAAGCGAGCAATGTTCGAATGGAATCCATCGTCTGCGGGATGGACTCGCTGCTCATAATGACCTTCGGTTTCGGAGCAACAAATAAATCCCCAGCAAATAGCGTTCTATTTTCTTCATCGAAAAAAGCGACATGATCATCTGCATGCCCCGGCGTGTAAATGACTTTCCATTCCCTGTTTTGAGATCGGATCGCACTTTCAAGTGGCGTCGTCTGAAACCCTTTCCGTTTCCCCCAAGTCATCTGACGATACTTCGGGTAGGGTGAGTCTTGGGCGCATATATCAACCCCCTTTGGATGAACATAAATAGGCACTCCATGGTTTTGCTGAAGCCACGGCGCTGTTCCGGAATGGTCTTCATGGCTATGGGTCAGGACGACAAAATCAATCGCATGTGCTTCATAAAAAGGAATAAGGTCCGGCTCCATGCGCGGTGGCCCAGTGTCGACTAACATACCGTCAACCAAAAAGGAATAGACGGTATTTGTCTTTTTCCCTCCGAGGACAACGTCCATTTTTACACAAGTCACATTTTCCTTTTCATATACTTGCAACGCAGTTTCACCCCTTTTCTGTTGTTATTTTTTTGGAACAACCGCCATCGTACAACGTGAGACACAAATTAACTTTTCATTTTCATCCGTCAATTGAATATCCCAAACCATGGTCGTGCGTCCTTTGTGAAAAGGCGTAGCGGTTGCCGTAACAACGCCGTCGGTTTTACTGCGAATATGGTTTGCATTAATTTCCATTCCTACCGGATTGAATTTTTGCGGATCGATATTCATAGCCGTAGCCATCGTCGCAGCTGTTTCCGCCAAAGCAACCGATGCCCCGCCGTGGAGAATACCGGCCGGTTGTCTTGTTTTAGGTCCTACGGGCATCGTCATAATCAGACGGTTGGAACTGAGTTCCACATACTCCATTTCTAGTTCTCCAACAAGGGAATCTTTCCCTCGTGTTCGCATTTCCTCGGCAAAAACTTCCTTATCCTCCACACCGTACAAATCCAACACATCTTGAGAAACGATCATTCCAATCCGCTCCTTCTGTTTTTTGAGAATGTTCATTCTAGATCGATCAAAAAAATTTAATCCAAGGCAATCAGTGTCATTTCAATGATCTCTTCCATTTTTTGTGTGTCTTTGCGCGTTTTCGCCAACACACGTAACCCCACAAACGAGTTATTGAGAAACCTTGCTAACTTTTTCGCATCATGACGTTCCGGTATTTCCCCCGATTTTTGGCCGCGCAACACTAGCTCATATAGCATGTTTTCTGTACTTGAGAAACTGTCCATTACCATATCCATTGCTTCTTGGTCATGTTCGGCCAACTCAATCGCAGTATTGACCGTCAGGCAGCCGCTCGGTAATGTTTCTTTTCGATGGATCGTCATCTCAAATAATCGCCTGATCCCTTGCATGGCTGAATCCATCGATGTTAATTGTTTCTTGATATTCGCTTCCACTGTCTCCACGTAGCGTTTCAATGCTTTCATATACAACGCATGTTTGCTGCCAAACGTGTCGTAGATGCTGCGGCGATGGATGCCCATCTGCGTGACCAAATCTTGCATGGATGTTTTTTCATAGCCCTGATGCCAAAAAAGTTTCATGGCTTTATGCAAGACAGCATCCTCATCATACTCTTTGCTTCGAGCCATGCTCTGTCCTCCCTTACAAACCCTATCCTATCATTTCTAGAATGATCAGTAAAGAATTTTTTGATTTCTCGATTATTGCTAATTCATTGGTATCTTTGGGAACAGAAAACCGAAGCGCCCTTGCACATTAGTTAGCAACATTCGGATTTAATTGGTATACTTAAATTAACGGTATTCTAAATTAAAAATCGGGTGATATCCATGGAATGGAAAACCTATTGTCAATAACTCCCACCAATTCGTAGAATTGGAAGGGGCTTGAAAAGCCTTTATTGACTAGCCTAAGTCTTAACTGACTACGTTATCGACCATGAAGAAACCTATGGATGATTCCCTAGTCCGTAGCTCTTTCGTGGCTCTGTAAACATCTCTGAGGGGGTAGGAGACATCAACCACATCGCGAAGGGTCGATAACATTGGCGAAGGGAAACCACTCCTAGAAAGGAGGAACACTTCATGTTAGTGTTCGTAAAAAACAAGCATGGCGAGTCACTAATGCCGTGCAAACCGCAAAAAGCAAGGCGATTACTGAAACAAAAGAAAGCTAAAATCGTATCTTATGAACCCTTTACGATCCAGCTATTATATGGATCAAGTGGCTACAAGCAAAATGTGAATATAGGCGTTGATTTGGGCGCGAAGGATACAGGCGTTGCGATCACTAGCGAGGATAAAGTGCTTGCAAAAGGTGACATCGAAACCCGCCAAGACGTGAAAAATTTGTTGAATACAAGACGAGCGTATAGACAATCAAGGCGTCATCGTAAGACAC
It includes:
- a CDS encoding hotdog fold thioesterase, which encodes MRTRGKDSLVGELEMEYVELSSNRLIMTMPVGPKTRQPAGILHGGASVALAETAATMATAMNIDPQKFNPVGMEINANHIRSKTDGVVTATATPFHKGRTTMVWDIQLTDENEKLICVSRCTMAVVPKK
- a CDS encoding YneF family protein: MSTIWVVLIAMAALLVGLVGGFFIARKTMVNYMKKNPPINEQMLRVMMMQMGQNPSQKKINQMMKAMQKEQGKK
- a CDS encoding DUF896 domain-containing protein; protein product: MISDEKLDRINELAKRQKTTGLTADEQDEQKDLREEYLQNFRTSFKQQIQNVSVVDENGNEVTPEKLRNAKGNRRSY
- the sirA gene encoding sporulation inhibitor of replication protein SirA, which translates into the protein MHRYDIYLLKPGIARQFIQLENKLFQLFKEYETVPSLHHEVQKQVDYICQPISIHHLGEWLSSAQITPFPQGRDDGLVYYLEESESVKLMLSERRVQIWSTLHMEDEWPWFDQLQAYDPYFFACDVERGRYGWLKPIKMHTHLFG
- a CDS encoding TetR/AcrR family transcriptional regulator, yielding MARSKEYDEDAVLHKAMKLFWHQGYEKTSMQDLVTQMGIHRRSIYDTFGSKHALYMKALKRYVETVEANIKKQLTSMDSAMQGIRRLFEMTIHRKETLPSGCLTVNTAIELAEHDQEAMDMVMDSFSSTENMLYELVLRGQKSGEIPERHDAKKLARFLNNSFVGLRVLAKTRKDTQKMEEIIEMTLIALD
- the tkt gene encoding transketolase: MTSNIEQRAINTIRTLSIDSVNRANAGHPGLPMGAAPMAFALWSRHLKHNPAKPGWWDRDRFVLSAGHGSMLLYSMLHLSGYDLSLEELKNFRQMGSKTPGHPEYGHTAGVDATTGPLGQGIAMSVGMAMAEAHLAATYNREGYELFNHFTYVICSDGDVMEGVASESASLAGHQQLGRLIVLYDSNDISLDGDLNRAFSEDVCKRYEAYGWHTIFIEDGNDVEAIDRAIKEAKEDPRPSFIEVKTVIGFGSPNRAGTNEAHGKPLGDEEATLVKEAYEWDHEPFHIPDDVLSFFEKKQDEAVDGYQQWMKTFEGYSKAFPEKAEELRRAFDRDWQTDQLEALPSYVAGEDTLATRKASGATIQAISSQVDGLFGGSADLASSNNTLMDAYEDFTKDNREGRNVWFGVREFATAAALNGIALHGGLHAYGATFLVFSDYMRPAIRLSALMGVPVTYVFTHDSIAVGEDGPTHEPIEQVPSLRAVPNLSVIRPADGNETVAAWRLSLEAKDHPTALVLTRQGLPTMTDAESTYENVKKGAYILADADRPAAAIVATGSEVALAMGVKERLSEQGIAIRVISMPCRDLFEKQPEAYRQSVIDNAIPTVTLEAAATFGWERYAGANGKAIGIDQFGASAPGNVVMEAFGFHEENIANEVKALTEQ
- a CDS encoding MBL fold metallo-hydrolase — translated: MQVYEKENVTCVKMDVVLGGKKTNTVYSFLVDGMLVDTGPPRMEPDLIPFYEAHAIDFVVLTHSHEDHSGTAPWLQQNHGVPIYVHPKGVDICAQDSPYPKYRQMTWGKRKGFQTTPLESAIRSQNREWKVIYTPGHADDHVAFFDEENRTLFAGDLFVAPKPKVIMSSESIPQTMDSIRTLLAYDFESLFCCHAGYVENGKEMLKQKLDHLENLSQEVKHLHKEGLSVEEIRDNFYPKKYPIISVSGGEWDSLHIVSSILENEY
- the lexA gene encoding transcriptional repressor LexA — protein: MKKLSQRQETILEFIKDNVKKKGYPPSVREIGEAVNLASSSTVHGHLARLEKKGYIRRDPTKPRAIEVLHLDEDGNEIAEADKPASAYVPLIGKVTAGVPITAVENVESYMPLPDDFVGSDQVFMLTIEGDSMIDAGILDGDQVIVRQQPTADNGDIIVAMTDEQEATVKRFYNEGDHIRLQPENQTLEPIILDNCQVLGKVSGVFRTIS